The Sulfitobacter sp. S223 genome has a window encoding:
- the prfB gene encoding peptide chain release factor 2, which translates to MRAEVQSTVDKIRKSLDLLAQRLNVETAPYRLEEFNARVEDPTLWDDPEAAQKLMRDRQALVDAMATYEGIKTELQDNIDLIELGEMEDDAEVVGEAEAALTKLAKTAAQKELEALLDGEADANDTFLEINSGAGGTESCDWASMLARMYVRWAEKKGYTVELQSESAGEEAGIKSAAYKISGHNAYGWLKSESGVHRLVRISPFDSAAKRHTSFTSVKVYPVVDDNIEIEVNPSDIRIDTYRSSGAGGQHVNTTDSAVRITHHPTGIVVTSSEKSQHQNRDIAMKALKSRLYQMELDKRSALVNEVHENAGDAGWGNQIRSYVLQPYQMVKDLRTNYETSDTKGVLDGDLDGLMGATLALAVSGKSRAQAQGD; encoded by the coding sequence ATGCGCGCAGAAGTACAAAGCACCGTCGATAAAATCCGCAAGTCGCTCGACCTATTGGCCCAGCGGCTGAACGTGGAGACGGCCCCGTATCGGCTTGAGGAATTCAACGCGCGGGTTGAAGATCCAACCCTCTGGGATGATCCTGAAGCTGCGCAAAAGCTGATGCGCGACCGTCAGGCGCTTGTCGATGCAATGGCGACCTATGAAGGCATCAAAACAGAGCTTCAGGACAACATCGATCTGATCGAACTGGGCGAAATGGAAGATGACGCCGAAGTTGTGGGAGAGGCCGAAGCAGCTTTGACCAAGCTGGCCAAAACAGCCGCCCAGAAAGAGCTGGAAGCGTTGTTGGACGGTGAGGCGGATGCCAATGACACCTTCCTTGAAATCAACTCGGGTGCGGGTGGTACAGAATCGTGTGACTGGGCGTCCATGCTGGCGCGGATGTACGTCCGCTGGGCCGAGAAGAAGGGCTATACCGTAGAGCTGCAATCAGAAAGTGCCGGCGAAGAGGCGGGCATTAAATCCGCCGCGTACAAGATCAGCGGTCACAATGCTTATGGCTGGCTCAAATCGGAATCCGGCGTGCACCGTCTGGTGCGTATTTCGCCCTTCGACAGCGCGGCCAAGCGGCACACCTCCTTTACCTCGGTCAAAGTGTACCCTGTGGTAGATGACAACATCGAGATCGAAGTGAACCCGTCCGATATCCGCATCGACACATACCGCTCCTCTGGCGCGGGCGGTCAGCACGTCAACACCACCGACTCAGCGGTGCGCATCACCCACCACCCCACCGGCATCGTGGTGACCAGCTCCGAGAAATCACAGCACCAGAACCGCGACATCGCGATGAAAGCATTGAAGAGCCGTCTATACCAAATGGAGTTGGACAAGCGGTCCGCGCTGGTCAACGAAGTACACGAGAACGCAGGTGACGCGGGCTGGGGCAACCAGATCCGATCCTATGTTTTGCAGCCCTACCAGATGGTGAAAGACCTGCGCACAAATTACGAGACATCCGACACCAAAGGCGTGCTGGACGGTGACCTTGATGGGCTGATGGGCGCCACGCTGGCGTTGGCCGTATCGGGCAAAAGCCGCGCCCAAGCGCAAGGCGACTGA